The following proteins come from a genomic window of Flavobacteriales bacterium:
- a CDS encoding PD40 domain-containing protein, whose amino-acid sequence MNFRYRSIFYAASMALCALVMAQGENTSFNWKFEEASKLMEEKLFNQAAEVWKELVNEQPENANLNYRLGLSYFSSYNQKAKALPYLEKASKLRKSGSYGGFNTAGYDPFDPRETNAPVEVDYYLGRAYHLNEQFDQADVLYQKFLDEVDARHEVRPLAARGKEQTANARELRKSPLGYQVSNVGPVVNNDHPDFSPVLSVDGNALFYTSRRVRPDSSNKSVLDPIAGMPYENIYVSYKDREGNWQKPELLNINPSGAGHLASVNVAADGQTLYIYRDDGGDGNIYESKLVGEVWTDPVLMGSDINTRSWETHGALSADGNTFYFISNRPGGRGGRDIYRVVRLPNGQWSKAQNLGNVVNSPFDEDGVFIHPNGRTMYFSSIGHNSMGGFDIFQTELQDDGTWTPPVNLGYPLNTVDDDVFFITTADGRRGYFSSDQIGGFGEKDIYFVDFPSDAESEGLAVLKGYIIPAPGEDLPPSTILYVTDKTTGEVKTYKPRQRDGVYVAILPPCREYNLDYRVNDKTVHTEDIFVECESSYQEINKEIYLAPVSLGGPASIVDLPKGSPPGKKEPGVPVKPKDPSDPKAPKEGIADAVEMVKDPVTGKERPKTDAEKEKEQTGKHVAPDASYADEFAKYYAYNVKDIDQGDARWKQFIDVVVKLIAEKGEARIVIDGSASKVPTKTFGTNENLSKQRMEDARKRLVEAVQARGADPNKLMLEAVNHLVQGPRYQGDYQNTEKYGKFQFVKLKAR is encoded by the coding sequence ATGAATTTTCGCTACCGCAGCATCTTCTACGCCGCCTCCATGGCCCTATGCGCCTTGGTCATGGCACAGGGCGAGAACACCTCGTTCAATTGGAAGTTCGAGGAAGCCTCGAAGCTGATGGAGGAGAAGCTCTTCAACCAGGCCGCTGAGGTATGGAAAGAACTGGTGAACGAGCAGCCAGAGAACGCGAACCTGAACTACCGGCTGGGTCTGAGCTATTTCAGCTCCTATAACCAGAAGGCAAAGGCGCTGCCCTATCTGGAGAAGGCCTCCAAGCTACGCAAGAGCGGCAGCTACGGAGGGTTCAACACCGCTGGCTACGACCCCTTCGATCCGCGCGAGACCAATGCTCCCGTTGAGGTGGACTATTACCTCGGGCGCGCCTACCACCTCAATGAGCAATTCGACCAGGCCGACGTGCTCTACCAGAAATTCCTTGACGAGGTTGATGCGCGGCATGAGGTGCGGCCCTTGGCGGCCCGCGGCAAGGAGCAAACGGCCAACGCCCGTGAGCTGCGCAAGAGCCCGCTCGGTTACCAGGTGAGCAATGTGGGGCCTGTGGTCAATAACGATCACCCGGATTTCAGCCCGGTGCTCTCCGTCGATGGCAATGCCCTGTTCTATACCAGCCGCCGTGTTCGCCCGGACAGCTCGAACAAGAGCGTGCTCGACCCCATCGCGGGCATGCCGTACGAGAACATCTACGTGAGCTACAAGGACCGCGAGGGCAATTGGCAGAAGCCCGAATTGCTCAACATCAACCCCAGCGGCGCGGGCCACCTGGCTTCCGTGAACGTGGCCGCTGATGGCCAGACGCTGTACATCTACCGTGACGACGGCGGCGATGGCAACATCTATGAGAGCAAGCTGGTGGGCGAGGTCTGGACCGACCCGGTGCTCATGGGCAGCGATATCAACACCCGTTCCTGGGAGACGCACGGCGCCCTCTCCGCCGATGGGAACACTTTCTACTTCATCAGCAACCGGCCGGGCGGCCGCGGCGGGCGTGACATCTATCGCGTGGTGCGCCTGCCCAATGGCCAATGGAGCAAGGCCCAGAACCTGGGCAACGTGGTGAACAGCCCCTTCGACGAGGATGGCGTATTCATCCATCCAAACGGCCGAACCATGTACTTCAGCAGCATCGGCCACAATAGCATGGGCGGCTTCGACATCTTCCAAACAGAGCTGCAGGACGATGGCACCTGGACCCCGCCGGTGAACCTGGGCTACCCGCTGAACACGGTTGACGATGACGTCTTCTTCATCACCACCGCCGATGGACGCCGCGGCTACTTCAGCAGCGATCAGATCGGGGGCTTCGGGGAGAAGGACATCTACTTCGTTGATTTCCCCAGCGACGCGGAAAGCGAAGGACTAGCCGTGCTCAAGGGCTATATCATCCCGGCACCGGGCGAGGACCTGCCACCGAGCACCATCCTTTATGTGACCGACAAGACCACCGGGGAGGTGAAGACCTACAAGCCTCGCCAACGCGATGGCGTTTATGTGGCCATCCTGCCGCCCTGCCGCGAGTACAACCTCGACTACCGGGTGAACGACAAGACCGTGCACACGGAGGACATCTTCGTGGAGTGCGAGAGCTCCTATCAGGAGATCAACAAGGAAATCTACCTCGCTCCGGTATCCCTGGGTGGCCCGGCCAGCATCGTGGACCTGCCCAAGGGATCGCCGCCCGGCAAAAAGGAGCCCGGGGTACCAGTGAAGCCGAAGGACCCGAGTGACCCCAAAGCGCCGAAAGAGGGCATCGCGGATGCCGTGGAGATGGTCAAGGACCCGGTCACGGGCAAGGAGCGCCCGAAGACCGATGCGGAGAAAGAGAAGGAACAGACCGGCAAGCATGTGGCTCCGGATGCCAGCTACGCGGATGAATTCGCGAAGTATTACGCGTACAACGTGAAGGACATCGATCAGGGCGATGCGCGATGGAAGCAGTTCATCGACGTGGTGGTGAAGCTGATCGCCGAGAAGGGCGAAGCCCGGATCGTGATCGATGGCAGCGCCTCAAAGGTTCCCACCAAGACCTTCGGCACCAACGAGAACCTGAGCAAGCAGCGCATGGAGGATGCACGCAAGCGCCTGGTTGAGGCCGTTCAGGCCCGCGGCGCCGACCCCAACAAGCTGATGCTCGAGGCGGTGAACCATTTGGTGCAAGGCCCCCGTTACCAAGGGGACTATCAGAACACCGAGAAATACGGCAAGTTCCAGTTCGTGAAGCTGAAGGCTCGATAG
- a CDS encoding 3'-5' exonuclease: MPLQLERPLAFFDLETTGVRIGKDRIVQIGIVRLMPDGSRTSYQALVNPGIPIPAEATAVHGITDLDVAMAPKLDAVAREFLAELDGCDLGGFNLLRFDVPFLAEELFRVGIEWDHASLRIVDVQRIYHQMEPRDLSAALRFYCGREHEGAHDALADVQATADVLLAQLDRYPDRLQGTVDFLGELSGDRKRSPDAAGKLKFDERGAICLTFGKYNGWSLENIGRNDPGYLQWLMTKAELPGSTLAVMRHALADAQG, from the coding sequence ATGCCCCTGCAACTCGAACGCCCACTCGCCTTCTTCGATCTGGAAACCACCGGCGTGAGGATCGGAAAGGATCGCATCGTGCAGATCGGGATCGTGCGCCTGATGCCCGATGGCTCGCGCACCAGCTACCAAGCGCTCGTGAATCCGGGGATTCCCATTCCCGCCGAGGCTACGGCCGTGCATGGGATCACGGACCTTGATGTGGCCATGGCCCCCAAGCTCGATGCCGTTGCGCGCGAGTTCCTTGCGGAACTCGACGGCTGCGACCTCGGCGGTTTCAACCTGCTCCGGTTCGATGTGCCCTTCCTGGCCGAAGAGCTCTTCCGCGTGGGCATCGAATGGGACCACGCCAGCCTGCGCATCGTGGATGTGCAGCGCATCTACCACCAGATGGAGCCGCGCGACCTGAGCGCCGCGCTCCGCTTCTACTGCGGGCGCGAGCACGAAGGTGCGCACGACGCACTGGCCGACGTGCAGGCCACCGCCGATGTGCTGCTCGCCCAACTCGATCGCTATCCCGATCGGCTGCAGGGCACTGTCGATTTCCTCGGCGAGCTCAGCGGCGACCGCAAGCGAAGCCCCGATGCGGCGGGCAAGCTCAAGTTCGATGAGCGCGGGGCCATCTGCCTCACATTCGGAAAGTACAACGGCTGGTCGCTGGAGAACATCGGGCGGAACGATCCCGGATACTTGCAATGGCTGATGACCAAGGCCGAGCTGCCGGGCAGCACCTTGGCCGTGATGCGCCACGCCCTGGCCGATGCTCAAGGCTGA
- a CDS encoding hotdog fold thioesterase has product MSPQELAQRVVDRMYLNDPFSIWLGMERLVVEPGRCVLRMTVRPEMLNGFEIAHGGITYALADSCLAFASNSHGIQSVSVETGISHTKPVKEGDLLTASSEEKSLTRGIGIYYITVSNQRGDQVALFKGTVYRTGKAWFPEAQSTS; this is encoded by the coding sequence ATGTCGCCGCAGGAATTGGCCCAGAGGGTGGTCGACCGCATGTACCTGAATGACCCCTTCAGCATCTGGCTGGGCATGGAGCGCTTGGTGGTTGAACCAGGGCGCTGCGTGCTCCGCATGACGGTCAGGCCCGAGATGCTCAACGGCTTCGAGATCGCGCACGGGGGCATCACCTACGCGCTCGCCGATAGCTGCCTCGCTTTCGCGAGCAATAGCCACGGAATCCAGAGCGTGAGCGTGGAGACCGGCATCAGCCATACCAAACCAGTGAAGGAGGGCGATCTGCTCACGGCCAGCAGTGAGGAGAAAAGCCTCACGCGCGGCATCGGCATCTATTACATCACGGTATCCAACCAGCGCGGCGACCAGGTCGCGCTGTTCAAGGGCACCGTGTACCGTACCGGCAAGGCATGGTTCCCAGAAGCGCAATCGACCAGTTGA
- the pcaF gene encoding 3-oxoadipyl-CoA thiolase, with the protein MKHAYIVDAIRTPIGSFAGTLSAVRADDLAAHVLRELLKRHPALDPAAIDDVILGCANQAGEDNRNVARMSALLAGLPVTVPGETVNRLCASGMSAVVGAARAIAAENGHLFIAGGVEHMTRAPWVMSKASTPYGRDAQLFDTSFGWRFVNPRMKEQYGTDAMGETAENLLDRNAVSREDQDLFALRSQQKAHAALLSGRLAAEIAPVPIPQRKGEPVLFNLDEFVKPKTTLDGLAALKPAFRRNGSVTAGNASGLNDGAAAVLVASEEGLKRHSLMPMARIVSSAVVGVEPRIMGIGPVQASQQALQRANLTLDRIDVIELNEAFAAQVLSCTRSLGLADDDPRINPNGGAIALGHPLGMSGARLIQTASLELQALGKQYALCTMCIGVGQGYAVVLERC; encoded by the coding sequence ATGAAGCACGCCTACATCGTTGACGCCATCCGCACGCCCATCGGCTCATTCGCCGGAACGCTATCCGCCGTGCGGGCCGACGACCTTGCCGCGCACGTCCTGCGCGAACTGCTCAAGCGGCACCCCGCGCTCGACCCCGCCGCCATCGACGACGTGATCCTGGGCTGCGCCAATCAAGCCGGAGAGGACAATCGTAACGTGGCGCGCATGTCGGCGCTGCTCGCTGGCTTGCCCGTTACCGTGCCCGGCGAAACGGTGAACCGCCTCTGCGCATCGGGCATGAGCGCCGTAGTGGGGGCTGCGCGCGCCATCGCCGCTGAGAACGGGCATCTTTTCATCGCTGGTGGCGTGGAGCACATGACGCGCGCGCCCTGGGTGATGAGCAAGGCGAGCACCCCGTACGGCAGGGACGCGCAGCTCTTCGACACCAGCTTCGGCTGGCGCTTCGTGAATCCGCGCATGAAGGAGCAATACGGCACCGATGCCATGGGCGAGACCGCCGAGAACCTGCTCGACCGGAATGCGGTATCGCGCGAGGATCAGGACCTTTTCGCCCTACGGAGCCAGCAGAAAGCCCATGCCGCGCTGTTGAGCGGGCGCCTTGCGGCCGAGATCGCCCCGGTTCCCATTCCGCAGCGCAAGGGAGAGCCGGTGCTCTTCAACCTGGATGAATTCGTGAAACCCAAGACCACCCTCGATGGCCTCGCTGCACTGAAGCCTGCCTTCCGCAGGAATGGCTCCGTGACAGCAGGCAACGCCAGCGGGTTGAACGACGGTGCCGCTGCCGTTCTCGTAGCCAGTGAGGAAGGGTTGAAGCGGCATTCCCTCATGCCGATGGCGCGCATCGTGAGCAGCGCTGTGGTAGGCGTTGAACCGCGCATCATGGGCATCGGCCCTGTGCAAGCCTCCCAGCAGGCGCTGCAACGCGCGAACCTCACCCTCGACCGAATCGATGTGATTGAACTCAACGAGGCCTTCGCGGCCCAAGTTCTCAGTTGCACCCGCAGCTTGGGGCTGGCCGACGATGACCCGCGCATCAACCCGAATGGAGGTGCCATCGCTTTGGGCCATCCCCTTGGCATGAGCGGTGCCCGCTTAATTCAGACGGCATCCCTTGAGCTTCAGGCACTTGGCAAGCAGTACGCACTATGCACCATGTGCATCGGCGTTGGCCAGGGGTACGCCGTGGTACTTGAACGTTGCTGA
- a CDS encoding YdeI/OmpD-associated family protein, producing MLPQEQINLYIAERPEWQRKLLVRLRQLIHSVDEEVEESWKWNSPHFDHGGIMIGLQAFKEHVAVWFHKGALIKDPKKLFDKLGKEEEKGMRSYKLREGDSINETAFMDLVKQAVKVNQSGAKITDAKPARKALEIPADLESCLKKDDQAWAHWEKFNYTHRKEYVEWITDAKQDETRKRRIAHALEMIREGVGKEDKYRV from the coding sequence ATGCTCCCCCAGGAACAGATCAACCTGTACATCGCCGAGCGCCCAGAGTGGCAGCGCAAGCTGTTGGTGCGGTTAAGGCAGTTGATCCATTCCGTTGATGAGGAAGTGGAGGAAAGCTGGAAATGGAACAGCCCCCACTTCGACCACGGCGGGATCATGATCGGGCTGCAGGCCTTCAAGGAACATGTAGCGGTGTGGTTCCACAAAGGCGCCCTGATCAAGGATCCGAAGAAGCTCTTCGATAAACTGGGCAAAGAAGAGGAGAAAGGCATGCGCTCCTATAAGCTGCGCGAAGGCGACAGCATCAACGAGACGGCTTTCATGGACCTGGTGAAGCAAGCCGTGAAGGTGAACCAGAGCGGCGCCAAGATCACGGATGCCAAGCCCGCCCGCAAAGCGCTTGAGATCCCGGCCGACCTTGAATCGTGCCTGAAGAAGGATGATCAGGCATGGGCGCATTGGGAGAAATTCAACTACACGCACAGGAAGGAATACGTGGAGTGGATCACTGATGCCAAGCAGGATGAGACGCGCAAGCGTCGGATCGCCCATGCGCTGGAGATGATCCGAGAAGGTGTCGGAAAGGAGGACAAATACCGGGTTTAG
- a CDS encoding glycosyltransferase family 39 protein encodes MAAIVNHRWVLFALIAFNLAVKLLWLGAQELAHDEPFTLYWSQRPDAEFKDMLLTENNPPLHFLITRWWSWLVPFEAAWLRMPSAVFSALAVWPLWLSSRKLGGDRIALVSALLFSLSNYHYGYAHELRGYALFTLLACWSAWLMIRRSGDARVGWVPLLQLALVNAAMVYTHYFGWLMVGVQALLVLMVPGLRAWRGSFAVSVLIAAVLFGPMAMVFLKRAATSLAAGTWLTQPVPEELYNLIWKWSNAPVLAVAFLVVIAIGIIRSRGPQPALRAAFIWGMVPLFGLYLLSQWKPMFLDRYLAFAAPGFAMLVAMSIEALRLPGRWTTLCGAAATLGMAVTFAPWRAGVYQPSRVAVQVDAWCGDECHVEVLPAWYWLNLKAAEGISNLKGNLSHLLDADVLLPDSGQAAALGSYLLVDASGTGQGDALRDQLLQRYPLMDEIEADHRVRVFRFHNGGGSVVE; translated from the coding sequence GTGGCAGCGATCGTGAATCACCGATGGGTCCTGTTCGCGCTCATCGCCTTCAATCTGGCGGTGAAGCTGCTCTGGTTAGGCGCGCAGGAGCTTGCGCACGACGAGCCCTTCACTCTCTACTGGTCACAGCGGCCCGACGCGGAATTCAAAGACATGCTGCTCACCGAGAACAACCCGCCGCTGCATTTCCTGATCACGCGCTGGTGGAGCTGGCTGGTGCCCTTCGAGGCGGCGTGGCTGCGGATGCCGTCCGCCGTCTTCAGCGCGCTGGCGGTCTGGCCACTCTGGCTCTCGTCACGGAAGCTCGGCGGTGATCGAATTGCATTGGTCTCAGCGCTGCTCTTCAGCCTGAGCAACTACCATTATGGGTACGCGCACGAATTGCGCGGCTACGCGCTCTTCACGCTGCTGGCATGCTGGAGCGCATGGCTGATGATCCGGCGATCGGGTGATGCGCGCGTGGGCTGGGTCCCGCTCCTTCAATTGGCGCTGGTGAATGCCGCGATGGTTTACACCCACTACTTCGGCTGGCTGATGGTGGGCGTGCAGGCGCTGTTGGTGCTGATGGTTCCCGGGCTGCGCGCTTGGCGCGGATCCTTCGCGGTGAGCGTGCTGATCGCCGCCGTTCTTTTCGGCCCGATGGCGATGGTGTTCTTGAAACGCGCGGCTACGAGCTTGGCAGCGGGCACCTGGCTCACGCAACCGGTTCCAGAGGAGCTGTACAACCTGATCTGGAAGTGGAGCAATGCCCCGGTTCTGGCCGTGGCTTTCCTGGTGGTGATCGCCATCGGCATTATTCGCAGCCGAGGCCCGCAGCCAGCTCTGCGTGCGGCGTTCATCTGGGGGATGGTCCCGCTCTTCGGCCTGTACCTCTTGAGCCAATGGAAGCCCATGTTCCTTGATCGCTACCTGGCTTTCGCGGCACCGGGCTTCGCGATGCTGGTGGCCATGAGCATCGAAGCGCTGCGCTTGCCCGGCAGGTGGACCACCCTTTGCGGCGCCGCTGCAACGCTCGGCATGGCCGTGACTTTTGCGCCTTGGAGAGCGGGCGTGTACCAGCCATCGCGCGTAGCCGTCCAAGTTGATGCATGGTGCGGTGATGAATGCCATGTAGAGGTGCTGCCCGCTTGGTATTGGCTGAACCTGAAGGCAGCCGAGGGCATCAGCAACCTGAAAGGAAATCTATCGCACCTGCTCGATGCTGATGTCCTATTGCCTGATTCCGGGCAAGCCGCCGCCCTCGGGTCATACCTTCTGGTGGATGCCAGCGGCACCGGTCAAGGCGATGCGCTACGTGATCAGCTTCTGCAGCGTTACCCGCTCATGGATGAGATTGAGGCCGATCATCGGGTTCGCGTATTCCGATTCCATAACGGCGGTGGTTCGGTTGTGGAGTGA
- a CDS encoding CotH kinase family protein, producing the protein MRTRTLALLLPSALSLSTASAQVVINEVSAANWSGPTDNFGEREDWIELFNGGGAAADLSGWYLSDSQNNNTKYQIPPGTSIAAGGRLVVWCSGRGTTAAPLHTNFKITQAAGERAVLSNASGTIVDNYQIANTTQADHSWGRTTDGAATWSLFLTPTPNAANAGASPSYYAATPTMSQPSGYHATPINVTLSAAGAGITIRYTTDGSTPTAASTAYAGPIAINATTVLRARAFSATPGVPPSFVETNTYFINQTHTLPVLSCSGDQVTTLLNGNGGIEPIGVLEYFGANGVLRDKTACTFDEHGQDSWAYQHRGFDFVARDQFGQNDGIHYPVFRTKDRDHFQRLIVKASAGDNYDYGPGQPAHIRDQYVQALSQVGELKVDERSYEPAIVYINGQYWGVYDVREKVDDHDYTNYYYDQGEYDIQFIKTWGGTWSEYGGPQAQTDWDALVAYIMGNDMGVQANFDFVDSQLNWKSLIDYFCLNSYTVCADWLNWNTGWWRGFNPAGEHKKWGYILWDMDATFGHYTNFTGIPDQTANADPCNVENLPNPGGQGHTDILEKLLAENEEVHDYYINRYIDLGNTLFNCNFMLPFLDSLIANIAPEMPGQVARWNGTLAGWQANVQNLRTFIETRCVTIQQGLIDCYTLAGPFQVTFNVDPPLSGEIQVNSIVLANYPFTGTYYGGINTTLAPIPATDWVFSHWEIFGADALTPSNTDSLVRVNFTDADSIVAHFIPPIRYDVMLDVVPANSGSITFDGTTYTSFPAVASVGEDVDVPFNINPALYYDFLYWDFKNDTLNTYVPGDSLTKAQVARYLSTDTVIAYLKPQDYVFYVANAFTPNGDGYNDTFKPIINVVDLETYELNIFDRWGGIIWSSNDPWAEWDGQAGGKEVPGGVYAWQAYAVDAIKKDRYELFGHVTIVR; encoded by the coding sequence ATGCGAACCAGAACCCTGGCCCTGCTCCTGCCCTCTGCGCTCTCACTATCCACCGCATCGGCACAGGTGGTGATCAATGAAGTGAGCGCCGCCAATTGGAGCGGGCCAACGGACAATTTCGGCGAGCGCGAGGATTGGATCGAGCTTTTCAATGGCGGTGGTGCGGCAGCTGATCTGAGCGGATGGTACCTGAGCGACAGCCAGAACAACAACACCAAGTATCAGATCCCACCGGGCACCTCCATCGCCGCCGGCGGCAGGCTGGTGGTCTGGTGCAGCGGCCGGGGAACAACCGCAGCGCCTCTGCACACCAACTTCAAGATCACGCAGGCAGCAGGTGAGCGCGCTGTGCTGAGCAACGCATCCGGGACGATCGTTGATAATTACCAGATCGCCAATACCACACAGGCCGATCACAGCTGGGGGCGCACCACCGATGGCGCAGCGACCTGGAGCCTCTTCCTGACCCCCACCCCGAACGCGGCGAATGCCGGAGCGAGCCCATCGTACTACGCGGCAACTCCCACCATGAGCCAGCCCTCAGGCTACCATGCGACTCCGATCAATGTGACCTTGAGCGCGGCGGGTGCGGGCATCACCATCAGGTACACCACCGATGGGAGCACTCCTACGGCCGCGAGCACGGCGTATGCGGGCCCGATTGCCATCAACGCCACGACAGTGCTCCGCGCCCGCGCATTCAGCGCCACACCGGGCGTTCCGCCGAGCTTCGTGGAGACCAACACCTACTTCATCAACCAGACGCATACCCTGCCCGTCCTGAGCTGCAGCGGCGATCAAGTGACCACCTTGCTCAATGGCAACGGCGGCATCGAGCCCATTGGAGTACTCGAGTACTTCGGGGCGAACGGCGTTCTGCGCGATAAGACCGCCTGCACCTTCGACGAGCATGGCCAGGATAGCTGGGCCTACCAGCACCGCGGCTTCGACTTCGTGGCGCGCGACCAGTTCGGCCAGAACGATGGCATACACTACCCCGTGTTCCGCACCAAGGACCGCGACCATTTCCAGCGACTGATCGTGAAGGCCTCGGCCGGCGACAATTACGATTACGGCCCCGGGCAGCCCGCGCACATTCGCGACCAGTACGTGCAGGCGTTGAGCCAGGTGGGCGAACTGAAGGTCGATGAGCGCAGCTATGAGCCCGCGATCGTTTACATCAACGGCCAGTACTGGGGCGTGTACGATGTGCGCGAGAAGGTGGATGACCACGACTACACCAATTACTACTACGACCAGGGCGAATACGACATCCAATTCATCAAGACCTGGGGCGGTACTTGGAGCGAGTACGGCGGGCCCCAAGCCCAGACTGATTGGGATGCGCTCGTGGCCTACATCATGGGCAATGACATGGGCGTGCAAGCCAACTTCGATTTCGTGGACAGCCAGCTCAATTGGAAGAGCCTGATCGATTACTTCTGCCTGAACAGCTATACGGTATGCGCCGATTGGCTCAATTGGAACACCGGCTGGTGGCGAGGCTTCAACCCTGCCGGTGAGCATAAGAAATGGGGCTATATACTCTGGGACATGGACGCCACCTTCGGGCACTACACCAACTTCACCGGAATCCCGGACCAAACGGCCAACGCCGACCCTTGCAATGTGGAGAACCTGCCCAACCCCGGCGGCCAGGGCCATACGGACATCCTCGAAAAGCTCCTTGCTGAGAACGAGGAGGTGCACGACTATTACATCAACCGCTACATCGACTTGGGCAACACCTTGTTCAACTGCAACTTCATGCTGCCCTTCCTCGACAGCCTGATCGCCAACATCGCACCCGAGATGCCCGGCCAGGTCGCGCGTTGGAACGGAACGCTGGCCGGTTGGCAAGCCAATGTGCAGAATCTGCGCACTTTCATTGAGACCCGCTGCGTGACCATCCAGCAGGGGCTGATCGACTGCTATACGCTGGCAGGCCCATTCCAGGTCACCTTCAACGTGGATCCGCCCCTTAGCGGCGAAATCCAGGTGAACAGCATCGTGCTGGCCAACTACCCCTTCACCGGAACCTACTACGGTGGAATCAATACCACGCTTGCACCCATTCCAGCAACCGATTGGGTCTTCAGCCACTGGGAGATCTTCGGGGCCGATGCCCTCACGCCCAGCAACACGGATTCCTTGGTGCGCGTGAATTTCACGGATGCCGACAGCATCGTCGCGCACTTCATCCCCCCAATCCGCTACGACGTGATGCTCGATGTGGTGCCCGCCAATTCAGGCAGCATCACATTCGATGGAACCACGTACACCAGCTTCCCGGCCGTCGCTTCGGTCGGCGAGGATGTCGATGTGCCGTTCAACATCAATCCGGCGCTGTATTACGACTTCCTATACTGGGACTTCAAGAACGACACCTTGAACACCTACGTGCCCGGAGACTCGCTCACCAAGGCGCAAGTGGCGCGCTACCTCTCCACCGATACGGTGATCGCCTACCTCAAACCGCAGGATTATGTGTTCTATGTCGCCAACGCCTTCACCCCGAATGGCGATGGCTACAACGACACTTTCAAGCCTATCATCAATGTGGTGGACCTGGAGACCTACGAGTTGAACATCTTCGATCGCTGGGGCGGCATCATTTGGAGCAGCAATGATCCATGGGCCGAATGGGACGGCCAAGCCGGTGGCAAGGAGGTACCAGGAGGCGTCTATGCCTGGCAGGCCTACGCCGTGGACGCCATCAAGAAGGACCGCTACGAGCTGTTCGGACACGTGACCATCGTGCGTTAG